From Penicillium psychrofluorescens genome assembly, chromosome: 1, one genomic window encodes:
- a CDS encoding uncharacterized protein (ID:PFLUO_001156-T1.cds;~source:funannotate) → MALPMSEEPPVLSPSRASGLDAITAESVHLTPNPSVKNTQRNFVVSSARELPLLQQPNPFDGSEEFNPVTENEEGASYDLIAPYGGGDAPLHKLERIADVMFSSNHMLKILNNPRYLAAFREFLLEERPRSMATLTYYLNANKALKAIEYANALVRLSVDVPPKEVQVGEGIVGVTSNKLLEQRVLDGLNALTAEELPAFVTSKCITITSRIVEERNFIEQPNMAWTTF, encoded by the exons ATGGCTTTGCCTATGTCTGAAGAGCCTCCAGTTCTCTCACCGAGCCGAGCAAGTGGGCTTGATGCTATTACCGCAGAATCAGTGCATCTGACTCCTAACCCTTCCGTCAAGAATACGCAGCGCAACTTTGTTGTCAGCAGCGCCAGAGAGCTgcctcttctccagcagcccAATCCCTTTGATGGGTCTGAGGAATTTAATCCTGTCACCGAAAATGAGGAGGGCGCTTCCTATGATCTCATTGCACCTTACGGGGGCGGCGATGCTCCTCTCCACAAGCTCGAGCGTATCGCGGACGTGATGTTTTCTTCGAATCATATGTTGAAAATCCTGAACAATCCGCGCTACCTAGCGGCATTTCGCGAGTTTCTGCTGGAGGAACGCCCACGCTCCATGGCTACTCTAACATACTATCTCAATGCCAACAAGGCCCTTAAAGCAATTGAGTATGCGAATGCGCTCGTTCGCCTATCCGTTGATGTTCCCCCAAAGGAAGTTCAGGTCGGTGAGGGCATCGTAGGAGTAACATCGAACAAGCTCTTGGAGCAGCGTGTCTTGGACGGACTGAATGCATTGACCGCGGAGGAATTGCCTGCTTTCGTCACCTCAAAATGCATCACCATTACGAGCAGAATAGTCGAAGAGCGA AATTTCATCGAACAACCCAATATGGCATGGACTACGTTCTAG
- a CDS encoding uncharacterized protein (ID:PFLUO_001157-T1.cds;~source:funannotate) codes for MIPAFLGWMNWREKIGKPALIPNSLWQNTAFSSICVMVLFSWAVLNGMETILSLFFQEVQDLPAIQAALRFLPNIIIGIILNLGTGLLVHRLHANYLVVVSSVLSAGSPLLMAIIDPEWSWWYCAFWAVLLGPLSADVIFTVANLIITDAFTPKTQGLAGAVFNVVAQFGTSIGLTIFAIISAGVTQGSSYENKSSPEALMLGYRAVFWTCFGLMMAACGVGAWGLRKVGKVGLKRE; via the exons ATGATCCCTGCATTTCTAGGCTGGATGAACTGGCGCGAAAAGATTGGGAAGCCGGCTTTAATCCCGAATTCGCTTTGGCAAAACACCGCATTCAGCTCGATTTGCGTCATGGTTCTATTCTCGTGGGCTGTGCTGAACGGCATGGAGACGATTCTCAGTCTATT CTTCCAAGAAGTTCAAGATCTGCCTGCCATTCAAGCGGCCCTTCGATTCCTCCCCAACATTATAatcggcatcatcctcaatctTGGAACTGGTTTACTGGTGCATCGTCTTCATGCGAATTACCTAGTGGTAGTCAGCTCGGTTCTCAGTGCAGGATCACCACTTCTAATGGCCATAATTGACCCCGAGTGGTCGTGGTGGTATTGTGCCTTTTGGGCTGTGCTTCTGGGACCCCTCTCGGCAGACG TGATCTTTACCGTGGCAAATCTAATCATTACGGACGCCTTCACGCCCAAAACCCAGGGCCTGGCTGGAGCGGTCTTCAACGTTGTTGCTCAGTTTGGAACCTCCATTGGGCTCACtatcttcgccatcatctctgctGGTGTGACACAGGGTTCTTCATATGAAAACAAAAGCTCACCCGAAGCGCTCATGTTGGGCTACCGCGCTGTATTCTGGACTTGTTTCGGATTGATGATGGCTGCATGTGGCGTTGGCGCCTGGGGACTACGCAAGGTTGGTAAGGTTGGTTTGAAGAGGGAATGA
- a CDS encoding uncharacterized protein (ID:PFLUO_001155-T1.cds;~source:funannotate): MVFIWYDGYLARAKARGAPWAYIEEYRRLPLACVGGPLYVISLFWVGWTASPNIHWVVPFLSGIPFGMGYLLIFMAMLNYLTDAYVTLSASAQSAASCTRSIFGAILPLATKPMFNRLGVHWACSLIAFLSLVVSIIPFAFIRFGDRIRANSKFCQELKRIREEERLELEREESLQGDTNNLEKAPSIHSLTKVDTARTDKASIIF; this comes from the coding sequence ATGGTGTTCATTTGGTATGACGGCTACCTCGCCCGAGCGAAAGCCCGTGGCGCCCCCTGGGCCTACATCGAGGAGTACAGACGACTGCCCTTGGCCTGTGTCGGGGGCCCGTTATATGTCATTTCCCTTTTCTGGGTTGGATGGACAGCATCGCCCAACATTCATTGGGTCgtcccttttctctctggtATCCCATTCGGAATGGGGTATCTATTGATTTTCATGGCGATGCTCAACTACCTCACCGATGCCTACGTGACCCTGTCCGCCAGCGCTCAATCGGCTGCCAGCTGTACACGAAGCATATTTGGTGCAATACTGCCGCTCGCGACTAAGCCCATGTTCAATCGCCTCGGCGTGCATTGGGCATGCAGTCTGATTGCATTTTTGAGTCTTGTAGTGTCTATTATCCCATTTGCATTCATCCGTTTTGGCGATCGAATCAGAGCCAACAGCAAGTTCTGTCAGGAACTGAAACGGATCAGAGAGGAAGAACGTCTCGAGCTCGAACGAGAGGAAAGTCTACAGGGCGACACCAACAATTTGGAGAAAGCCCCCTCAATCCACAGCCTTACGAAAGTGGACACGGCTCGCACGGACAAAGCCTCGATCATCTTCTAA
- a CDS encoding uncharacterized protein (ID:PFLUO_001154-T1.cds;~source:funannotate) yields MSHNILITGASGYLGGTLLARWSSANLSAYQSLYALVRTKEQAESVKQYGAEALTFDVKDEASTTAAIIDHKITIVYFLVDALSGDSQVYIIKALAEVKKQTGQEVHFLHTSGAKLFSSHTGHPTDRPVYDNDPGLYEIQKSSKPLYPIVGKGLDANNTVIELAEAHGKWPVCHVIDNSTLYLEILRSILSGKDIGHGRSGYYLAASGRMAWNDIYGAMAKGLAKRHIVDTESVEVADHAALQRMGEALGCPQEMVPLLLGGECTLEAQHGHEIGWKPQYSPEHILEAADAEVDLIIRHL; encoded by the exons ATGTCGCATAATATTCTTATTACTGGCGCTTCAGGGTACCTAGGAGGGACCCTCCTCGCACGCTGGAGTAGTGCCAATCTTTCAGCATATCAAAGTCTCTACGCCCTTGTTCGAACAAAGGAGCAGGCCGAGTCTGTAAAACAGTACGGTGCCGAGGCTCTAACATTCGACGTCAAAGATGAAGCCAGCACGACAGCTGCAATCATCGACCACAAAATAACTATCGTCTACTTCCTGGTCGATGCTCTGTCGGGAGATTCACAGGTCTACATTATCAAGGCTCTTGCTGAAGTTAAGAAACAAACTGGGCAGGAGGTCCATTTTTTGCATACATCAGGTGCGAAGCTGTTCAGCAGTCATACTGGGCATCCGACTGATCGCCCTGTTTACGACAATGATCCTGGGCTCTATGAAATCCAGAAGAGCTCCAAGCCTCTCTATCCAATTGTAGGGAAG GGTCTTGATGCAAACAACACTGTCATCGAGTTAGCCGAGGCACATGGA AAATGGCCCGTCTGCCATGTCATCGACAACAGCACTCTTTATCTGGAAATATTGCGAAGCATTCTGTCTGGGAAAGATATCGGCCACGGCCGCAGCGGATATTACCTCGCCGCCAGTGGCAGAATGGCATGGAATGATATCTACGGCGCCATGGCGAAAGGACTGGCAAAGCGTCATATAGTTGACACTGAGTCGGTGGAAGTGGCAGATCATGCGGCCTTGCAGCGGATGGGCGAGGCACTGGGATGCCCTCAGGAAATGGTACCCCTCTTATTGGGTGGAGA ATGTACGCTCGAGGCACAACATGGTCATGAGATTGGCTGGAAACCTCAATATTCGCCGGAGCATATACTTGAGGCGGCAGACGCAGAAGTCGACCTGATTATTAGACATCTGTAG